The stretch of DNA TGTGTTCGGCTTTGTTGAGACTTAATGATCAGCTCACCATCTTTTGTCACTCTCGAATCTTTCATTGCCAAAAGTCGCTCTTTGTAAAACAAAGGTAGACTCGAGGCTTTTATATCAAATCTTAGATGGATAGCCGAGGAGACTTTATTTACGTTTTGTCCACCCGCGCCCTGCGCACGGATAGCATGAATTTCGATTTCATTATCGGCCAAGCTAACATTGTCGTTGATTACAATCATATTAACTATTCAAATAGCCTGAAGCGCGCTCTTCTAACAGTCGCTCAATTTGATCTAATTCAGATTCTGACATCGACGAGACTAACGGCGATTCTGCAATACGATTAGACTCACTGGCCCATTCGCCTAAGTCAATAAGCTGGCAGCGCTTGCTACAAAATGGTCTAAATTCTGAGGCTGGTTCCCACGTTACTTTTGCATCACAAGTAGGACAGTTCACTTTTGTTGTCATGTTTTACCCAATCAACAGTTTGCTAATTCAAACTCGATTGTATCACTGACAGAAGTTTTTACAGAGCTTTTATCTGGCTTCATAAAGCTAATTGCAAAACGTCGATTGCTACCACTTACCGTAGGGAAATATCCAAGCTCAGGATCGTACTTAACACGAAGTAAAGATACACTATCGGCACAGCTGTCTTGATAAAAGCCTTTATTGGCATGTTGCGTCGAAAACTCTGCAGACTCTCGAATAAATAAGAGAGAGAAGTTTAAGGCTTGTTCTAACGGTGCTAATACATTTAACCACGTCTTTATATTTTCTTGACGCTGTTCTACAGGCATAAGTCGCCAGTAATGAAACTGAGGTAAATCAAAGTCACAGGTGCCGCCTGCAATACCAAATCGCTGACGCAGGCTCGCTAAAAATTTATCTTCTTTTAAAACCTGACACGCTTTACTCATTTTGGATATTTGAGATTGAAGGTTGATCGTTTCTTTGAGGTTTTTTTGGAGAGATTCATTATGAATTTCAGGATGAGCAGACCAACGTAACATGCTTTTTTCAAGCAAATCGAGGTAATACGTTAATGTGCCACGAATATCATTACGCTCTAATACTTCTATCGTACTAAATAATGCACTAAAAAAAGGCTGGATATGAATTTGTTCACTAACATCTTGATGGGCTGACAATTGCGTGAAAAGCAATTCCAATCGCATTAGTAGTCTTACTTTTTCGTTAAGTGGGTGTTCGTAAACAACAGAATTCATGGTTAACCGTACTTTTTTATTGTTATTAGTCCAACTGGCAACAAGTTATTCCAATATGAGTTAACCAACTCCAAGTGTCAAATATTTATTATGTAATTTAACCACTTGCTCTTTAAGAAACACCAAATCTTGATTATTATCAATCACATCATCCGCCTTCGCCAATCTGCTATCTCGATCAATTTGGCTGGCAATAATAGCGGTTATTTGTTCGGCAGAGACTCGATCCCTAGACGATGCGCGGGTTACCTGAGTTTTATGGGAAACGTCGACAACTAACACGCGATGACAAACTTGCTCTAAACCATTTTCAAGTAATAACGGTGCCGACAAAATAACATACGCAGAAGTCGCCTCGCTAAGTTGTTTTAATAAGGCGTGCCTAATTGCCGGTTGCATTATATTGTTTAACGCTACTTTGTCTTTTTCATTGGTAAAAATACGATCACGTAATTTAGCTCGATTAAGACGGCCATCTTCCAACAAAACTTCTTTACCAAACGTTTTTTCGATTTGTGCCAAAACTGGCGAGCCTGGCTCAACAACTTCTCGGGCCACCACATCAGCATCAACCACCGTGATGCCAAATTCGGCGAACATATCACTTGCAGCCGTTTTCCCCGAGCCAATGCCACCAGTTAATCCTATAACAATAGGCGCTTTGGTTCCCTTAAGGTTACTATTGGACTTGATATTAGGATTCGCCTTTAAACTCATGTAACAACCCCACAGGCTATAACAAAGAAAGATAACCGTTAAGCATCTCATCGCCCCAAAGCATAGTTAACCAACCTGCAATGGCTAAATAAGGGCCAAATGGAATTTGTGAGTTTTTGGTTTTATCTCCAAAGGCCATCATACTTAGACCAATAACCGCACCTACAGCTGAAGATAGTAGAATCACCATAGGTAACTTTACGATACCAACGGTAGCACCTATGACCGCAAGCAATTTAAAGTCGCCAAAACCCATGCCTTCTTTACCGGTTAGGAGCTTAAAACCCCAATAAACAAACCATAAACTTAAATAACCAGCTGCGGCCCCAATGATAGCCCACTTAGGCTCTAAAAATACGTTCCAAACCGAAGCCATTAACATTAGCCATAGCAAGGGTAACGTAAGCTGATCTGGCAATAACATTTTGTCGATATCGATAAATATCAAGCAAACAAATACCCAAGTTAATAACACTAAAAAGACAGTCTCTAACGAATAACCAAACTTGACTGCGACAATCGCAGAAGCGACGGCGGTCAGTAACTCAATCGCTGGATAACGCATTGAAATAGGGTTGGCACATGAGCCACATTTACCTTTTAATAATAAATAACTCAGTACTGGAATATTTTGCCAAGCTTTTACCGGTGCGTTGCATGATGGACAATGTGAGTCGGGTTTAACTAAGTTGAATTGTAAGTCTTGCTCAGATTGCTTTTGAGATTTTTTTGGGTTTTTCAGCTCGTCTTCCAGCAGTTCTCGGCATTCACAAGCCCACTGCTTTTCCATCATTACCGGCAATCGATAAATTACAACGTTTAAAAAGCTACCAACTAATAACGATAAAATCGTAACAAACGAGATAAAAAAAACACTGGAGTGTTCCAATAAATAAAAAAACTGATCAAACATGGAAGGTTCTTCTGCTCACTAATTTATAGAAAGGCGCCGACTTATCGATAAAACATAAAGCCGGCTATTAATCTTTATACGGCGTTACCCATTTGGAAAATAGGTAGGTACATAACAACAATAAGACCACCGATAATGGTGCCTAAAAATACCATAATAAACGGCTCGATTAGTGCTGTTATACCATCTACAGCGTCGTCTACTTCTTGCTCGTATACGTTTGCAACTCGCTCAAGCATTGTATCTAACGCACCAGATTCTTCACCAATAGATACCATTTGAGTCACCATATCAGGGAACAGGTTCGTTGCTCGCATCGCCACATGCATCATGTTACCTGCCGACACATCCGCTTTAATTTCTTGAATTGCACGCTTGTATACCGCATTACCTGAAGCTCCAGCTGCAGAGCTTAGCGCTTCGTGCAATGGTACACCCGCGGCAAAAGTAGTGGAAAGCGTTCGTGCATATCGAGCAATTGCACCTTTGTTAACAATATTACCGACAATGGGCGCTTTTAATAACAAGGCGTCCATGGAATCGGCAAAGCGTTTGTTGGTTCTTAACGCTCGCTTAAACAAATAAATCCCAACCGCTATACCGGCAACAACATAAATCCAATAATCTTGCGCCACTTTAGAGGCCGCAATCGCCATTTGAGTCGGCGCCGGTAATTCAGCTCCAAAACTTGCGAATATGTCTTCAAAGCTAGGGATTACATAGACCAATAAAATACCCACAACGATAAATGAAATCGCTAATATCGCGATTGGGTATGTCATGGCTTTTTTGATTTTAGACTTAAGGGCTTCAGACTTTTCTTTATAAATGGCGATTCGATCGAAAATGCTGTCTAGCGCGCCTGACTTTTCTCCAGACTCAACAAGGTCGCAATACAGATCATCAAAGTATTTAGGCTGTGTTCTTAAAGCATCTGCTACTGGCGAGCCTGACTGAACGTGCATTAAAACATCGGTAACGAGTTTTTGAAGGTTAGGTTTTTCGGCTCCTTTGGCGATCATTTCAAGTGATTGCACTAGTGGCACGCCGGCGGTTAGCATAGTTGCTATTTGTCGAGTTAATACCGCGATGTCTTTGCTATCGACTGGTTTATTGCCAGCACCAAATAAAGGTGTTGGTTTTTTACGAACCTTAGTGGGCGTTATGCCTTGCTTTTTTAATAGTCCTTTCGCTTCGGTTGGCGACATAGCGAAGATTTCGCCTTTAATTTTACCACCACGGCGATTTAATCCTTCATAAACGTAGGCAATCTGCTTTTTAACGGCTTTTTTCTTGTTGTTATCTGCCATAATTTTCGCTTATTTTCCTTGGTTAAGAGTTTGTTACGCGGTTAACTTCAGTAAGGCTTGTCATCCCGGAGGCGGCCTTAATCAAACCTGACTTACGAAGATTATTAACACCTTCTGCGTCCGCTTGTTTGGCAATATCTAATGAGTTACCGCCTTCCATGATAATAGTACGCATGCGTTCGCTTAGTTTTAAAACTTCATAAATACCAACTCGGCCTTTGTAGCCATTAGTGCAATCATTACAACCAACCGGCTTAAATAACGTCATGGTATTAATTTGTTCTTGGCTAAAGCCTTCGCGAATAAGTTCTTGCTCTGGTAAGTCCGTTTCTGGCTCTTTACATTTTGAGCATAAACGACGCGCGAGTCGCTGCGCAATAATCAGTGATACGGAACTAGCGATGTTATATGCTGGCACACCCATGTTAGCTAAACGCGTTAGTGTTTCTGGTGCTGAGTTTGTGTGAAGTGTTGATAAAACTAAGTGACCAGTTTGCGCGGCTTTAATAGATATTTCGGCTGTTTCCAAGTCTCGGATCTCACCAACCATGATGATGTCTGGATCTTGTCGTAAAAAGGCTTTTAGCGCAGAAGCAAAGTCTAAACCGGCCTTCACATTCATTTGAACTTGGTTTATGCCTGATAAGTTAATTTCTACCGGATCTTCCGCCGTTGAGATGTTTCGCTCTGGCGTATTAAGAATATTTAAACCGGTATAAAGTGATACTGTTTTACCTGAACCCGTTGGCCCAGTAACCAAAATCATGCCTTGTGGTTGCTCAAGTGCTTCCATGTACAAACGCTTCTGCTCTTCTTCGTAGCCGAGTACATCAATGCCTAACATGGCGCTTGATGAGTCAAGGATACGCATTACCACTTTTTCGCCCCAAATGGTTGGTAACGTACTGACACGAAAATCGATGGATTTTTTAGCGGAAATTTTTAACTTAATCCGCCCATCTTGTGGCTTACGCTTTTCGGCAATATCAAGATTTGAGATAACTTTTATACGCGCTGACAGTCGCCCTGCTAATGCCGTTGGTGGTTTTGCTACTTCTGTTAATATGCCATCAACACGAAAGCGAATTCGGTATTCTTTTTCATATGGTTCAAAATGCAAATCCGACGCGCCTTTTCGAATGGCGTCCATTAATATTTTGTTAATGTAAACAACGATTGGAGCATCGTCTGAGCCACTTTCATCATTGACATTTTCGTTGGTATCTATTGACTCAGTTTCTAAGTCGGCCAACTCAAACATGTCGCTTTCATCTACGCCTAAACCATCTTCGAGTGAAGAAAAGGCATGATGGATCATAGCGGCAAGCGGACCCGGCTCACACACTACAAACTCCGTTTGCATGCCGGTATTAAATTCAAAATCTTCTTGTGCCGATACGTCGGTAGGATCGCTTGTTGCTAAGAATAAAGTTCGACCTTTTTTAGCAACAGGTAAAACTTGATGTTTTAACGCCAGTTTTTCATTTTTTACCTCTTCAGGAATAGTGGCGATATCAAACTGGCTAATATCAAAACGCGGCACGCCAAAACGTTGACTAACAAACAAAACAAGGTTTTCCGCCGAGACGATATTCTCAGCAACCAAGGTTTCTGGCATTGAATGGTATTGGCTACGATTTGCTTTGGCTTTTTCAACGTCTTCATCCGAAATCAGTTGATGGCTTAGTAGCTGCCTAAGCAGTGCACCTTTGTACGTATTTGGCATATCTTAAATAAACTAATCCTGATTATTATTAAATAAGATTATGGAGTGCTTGGCGCTCGGTAGCAACCGTTTCTTAAAAGGAATTAGGGATTTACTGGAATTTTGTGCAAATTATAGGTCTAGATTTTCTTCGAATCGTA from Psychrosphaera aestuarii encodes:
- the yacG gene encoding DNA gyrase inhibitor YacG; this translates as MTTKVNCPTCDAKVTWEPASEFRPFCSKRCQLIDLGEWASESNRIAESPLVSSMSESELDQIERLLEERASGYLNS
- a CDS encoding cell division protein ZapD, whose amino-acid sequence is MNSVVYEHPLNEKVRLLMRLELLFTQLSAHQDVSEQIHIQPFFSALFSTIEVLERNDIRGTLTYYLDLLEKSMLRWSAHPEIHNESLQKNLKETINLQSQISKMSKACQVLKEDKFLASLRQRFGIAGGTCDFDLPQFHYWRLMPVEQRQENIKTWLNVLAPLEQALNFSLLFIRESAEFSTQHANKGFYQDSCADSVSLLRVKYDPELGYFPTVSGSNRRFAISFMKPDKSSVKTSVSDTIEFELANC
- a CDS encoding prepilin peptidase, producing the protein MFDQFFYLLEHSSVFFISFVTILSLLVGSFLNVVIYRLPVMMEKQWACECRELLEDELKNPKKSQKQSEQDLQFNLVKPDSHCPSCNAPVKAWQNIPVLSYLLLKGKCGSCANPISMRYPAIELLTAVASAIVAVKFGYSLETVFLVLLTWVFVCLIFIDIDKMLLPDQLTLPLLWLMLMASVWNVFLEPKWAIIGAAAGYLSLWFVYWGFKLLTGKEGMGFGDFKLLAVIGATVGIVKLPMVILLSSAVGAVIGLSMMAFGDKTKNSQIPFGPYLAIAGWLTMLWGDEMLNGYLSLL
- a CDS encoding type II secretion system F family protein, coding for MADNNKKKAVKKQIAYVYEGLNRRGGKIKGEIFAMSPTEAKGLLKKQGITPTKVRKKPTPLFGAGNKPVDSKDIAVLTRQIATMLTAGVPLVQSLEMIAKGAEKPNLQKLVTDVLMHVQSGSPVADALRTQPKYFDDLYCDLVESGEKSGALDSIFDRIAIYKEKSEALKSKIKKAMTYPIAILAISFIVVGILLVYVIPSFEDIFASFGAELPAPTQMAIAASKVAQDYWIYVVAGIAVGIYLFKRALRTNKRFADSMDALLLKAPIVGNIVNKGAIARYARTLSTTFAAGVPLHEALSSAAGASGNAVYKRAIQEIKADVSAGNMMHVAMRATNLFPDMVTQMVSIGEESGALDTMLERVANVYEQEVDDAVDGITALIEPFIMVFLGTIIGGLIVVMYLPIFQMGNAV
- the pilB gene encoding type IV-A pilus assembly ATPase PilB translates to MPNTYKGALLRQLLSHQLISDEDVEKAKANRSQYHSMPETLVAENIVSAENLVLFVSQRFGVPRFDISQFDIATIPEEVKNEKLALKHQVLPVAKKGRTLFLATSDPTDVSAQEDFEFNTGMQTEFVVCEPGPLAAMIHHAFSSLEDGLGVDESDMFELADLETESIDTNENVNDESGSDDAPIVVYINKILMDAIRKGASDLHFEPYEKEYRIRFRVDGILTEVAKPPTALAGRLSARIKVISNLDIAEKRKPQDGRIKLKISAKKSIDFRVSTLPTIWGEKVVMRILDSSSAMLGIDVLGYEEEQKRLYMEALEQPQGMILVTGPTGSGKTVSLYTGLNILNTPERNISTAEDPVEINLSGINQVQMNVKAGLDFASALKAFLRQDPDIIMVGEIRDLETAEISIKAAQTGHLVLSTLHTNSAPETLTRLANMGVPAYNIASSVSLIIAQRLARRLCSKCKEPETDLPEQELIREGFSQEQINTMTLFKPVGCNDCTNGYKGRVGIYEVLKLSERMRTIIMEGGNSLDIAKQADAEGVNNLRKSGLIKAASGMTSLTEVNRVTNS
- the arfB gene encoding alternative ribosome rescue aminoacyl-tRNA hydrolase ArfB, whose protein sequence is MIVINDNVSLADNEIEIHAIRAQGAGGQNVNKVSSAIHLRFDIKASSLPLFYKERLLAMKDSRVTKDGELIIKSQQSRTQQQNRDTAIERLVEIIRSAIKTLPPRKATKPTRSSQRKRLDSKTKHAQIKKARGKVDF
- the coaE gene encoding dephospho-CoA kinase (Dephospho-CoA kinase (CoaE) performs the final step in coenzyme A biosynthesis.); the protein is MSLKANPNIKSNSNLKGTKAPIVIGLTGGIGSGKTAASDMFAEFGITVVDADVVAREVVEPGSPVLAQIEKTFGKEVLLEDGRLNRAKLRDRIFTNEKDKVALNNIMQPAIRHALLKQLSEATSAYVILSAPLLLENGLEQVCHRVLVVDVSHKTQVTRASSRDRVSAEQITAIIASQIDRDSRLAKADDVIDNNQDLVFLKEQVVKLHNKYLTLGVG